In the Jatrophihabitans endophyticus genome, one interval contains:
- the purH gene encoding bifunctional phosphoribosylaminoimidazolecarboxamide formyltransferase/IMP cyclohydrolase — MTRIAVRRALVSVYDKTGLDELARGLHAAGVEIVSTGSTAARIRELGVPVTAVDEVTGFPEILGGRVKTLHPHVHAGLLADQTDDTHVETITELGIDAFQLLVVNLYPFAQTVASGAAQPEVIEQIDIGGPAMVRASAKNHGSVAVVTDPSRYADVLDAVTAGGFDLPARQRLALAAFRHTASYDIAVASWLGSVVAPDDEHAGEPSGFPGWVASNYERAAVLRYGENPHQRAALYVTPGGGGVAGAEQLQGKEMSYNNYVDADAAWRAAYDFADPCVAIIKHANPCGIAVGADIAEAHRKAHACDPVSAYGGVVATNRPATLALAEQLADIFTEVVVAPSFEPEALERFGRKKNLRLLVAAPRPDAEVVEQRPVSGGLLLQTADRIDAPGDDPAAWTLQAGEPADPATLADLAFAWRAVRAVKSNAILLAADGATVGAGMGQVNRVDSCRLAVARAGERAAGAVAASDAFFPFADGAQVLLDAGVKAIVEPGGSIRDEDVVAAAKAAGVTLYFTGTRHFAH, encoded by the coding sequence ATGACCAGGATCGCCGTCCGCCGCGCGCTCGTCAGCGTGTACGACAAGACCGGCCTCGACGAGCTCGCGCGCGGCCTGCACGCCGCCGGTGTCGAGATCGTGTCGACCGGGTCGACCGCGGCGCGCATCCGCGAGCTGGGCGTGCCGGTGACGGCGGTCGACGAGGTCACCGGTTTCCCGGAGATCCTCGGCGGTCGCGTCAAGACGCTGCACCCGCACGTCCACGCCGGCCTGCTCGCCGACCAGACGGACGACACCCACGTCGAGACGATCACCGAGCTCGGCATCGACGCCTTCCAGCTCCTGGTCGTCAACCTCTACCCGTTCGCGCAGACCGTCGCGTCGGGTGCCGCGCAGCCCGAGGTCATCGAGCAGATCGACATCGGCGGTCCGGCCATGGTGCGCGCGAGCGCGAAGAACCACGGCTCGGTCGCCGTCGTCACCGACCCGTCCCGCTACGCCGACGTCCTCGACGCCGTGACGGCCGGGGGGTTCGACCTGCCGGCGCGGCAGCGGCTCGCGCTGGCGGCGTTCCGCCACACGGCCTCCTACGACATCGCGGTCGCCTCGTGGCTGGGCAGTGTCGTCGCCCCGGACGACGAGCACGCCGGCGAGCCGAGCGGCTTCCCCGGCTGGGTGGCGAGCAACTACGAGCGGGCGGCGGTGCTGCGCTACGGCGAGAACCCGCACCAGCGGGCCGCGCTCTACGTGACGCCCGGCGGCGGTGGCGTGGCCGGAGCGGAGCAGCTGCAGGGCAAGGAGATGAGCTACAACAACTACGTCGACGCCGACGCCGCATGGCGCGCCGCCTACGACTTCGCCGACCCCTGCGTGGCGATCATCAAGCATGCGAACCCGTGCGGCATCGCCGTCGGCGCCGACATCGCCGAGGCGCACCGCAAGGCACACGCGTGCGACCCGGTGAGCGCCTACGGCGGTGTCGTCGCGACGAACCGGCCGGCGACCCTGGCCCTGGCCGAGCAGCTCGCCGACATCTTCACCGAGGTCGTCGTCGCGCCGTCCTTCGAGCCCGAGGCGCTGGAACGCTTCGGACGCAAGAAGAACCTGCGCCTGCTCGTCGCCGCGCCGCGGCCGGACGCCGAGGTGGTCGAGCAGCGTCCGGTCTCGGGTGGGCTGCTGCTGCAGACCGCCGACCGGATCGACGCGCCCGGCGACGATCCCGCGGCGTGGACGCTGCAGGCGGGCGAGCCGGCCGACCCCGCGACGCTCGCCGACCTCGCCTTCGCGTGGCGGGCCGTCCGGGCCGTCAAGTCCAACGCGATCCTGCTGGCCGCCGACGGCGCCACCGTCGGCGCCGGCATGGGGCAGGTCAACCGCGTCGACTCCTGCCGCCTCGCCGTGGCGCGGGCGGGGGAGCGGGCGGCCGGAGCCGTCGCGGCCTCCGACGCGTTCTTCCCGTTCGCCGACGGCGCGCAGGTGCTGCTGGACGCGGGCGTCAAGGCGATCGTCGAACCCGGCGGCTCGATCCGCGACGAGGACGTCGTCGCGGCGGCGAAGGCGGCCGGCGTGACGCTGTACTTCACCGGGACGCGGCACTTCGCGCACTGA
- a CDS encoding cell division protein PerM codes for MPVPRPSDPRGTRHPDRAGRAGRGGRFGPAGRDATPRPLSLTAAWAGVASALVAAVVVVAGVAVVWLPASGGSGSAGSAIRAGALTFLAAVHGGVTVDGLPTSFVPLGLTALAAVFVWRAATAVAGAAEEAGENRPVALLVALATQCGSFAVTCALLAAASTLGSSSASVPGAFVAGFVLSAVIAGPALLRHSALGDGLVAVVPPWLITAARVAGATLAVHLSAGALLVGGALVLHHDRVTALSHEVGGGWSGVPVLLLGVLAAPNATVAGAGYLSGAGFAVGTGTTAGLTGTTTGLVPAFPVLGALPTGDGAAAPVWILAAVTPLAAGACLAALAGRATTPSQRWRDAAGAVAGVAVLGAAVAWLAGGGVGTARLQTLGVPPLRFGLLLALWTGAVAAALLAARAAVAALRRHEGPQRPGLRATFAALASVEQYDDADSDDDIDDIDDTDTDHEDDANGATDPAAAAGAGRTAPRRGDGEAQGERREGTARGRGRGDLAG; via the coding sequence ATGCCCGTCCCGCGCCCGTCCGACCCGCGCGGCACCCGACATCCTGATCGCGCCGGTCGGGCTGGTCGGGGTGGACGGTTCGGACCGGCCGGCCGGGACGCGACGCCGCGGCCGCTTTCGCTCACCGCGGCCTGGGCCGGCGTCGCGAGCGCGCTCGTCGCGGCCGTCGTCGTCGTCGCCGGTGTCGCGGTGGTCTGGTTGCCCGCCTCGGGCGGCTCCGGCAGTGCCGGATCGGCAATCCGGGCGGGGGCGCTCACGTTCCTCGCCGCCGTGCACGGCGGGGTGACGGTCGACGGTCTGCCGACGTCCTTCGTCCCCCTCGGGCTGACCGCCCTGGCGGCGGTGTTCGTCTGGCGTGCGGCCACCGCGGTGGCCGGCGCGGCCGAGGAGGCCGGCGAGAACCGTCCCGTCGCGCTGCTGGTCGCGCTCGCGACCCAGTGCGGGAGCTTCGCGGTCACCTGCGCGCTGCTCGCCGCGGCCTCGACGCTGGGCTCGAGCAGCGCGTCCGTCCCGGGCGCGTTCGTCGCCGGCTTCGTGCTCAGCGCGGTCATCGCGGGGCCCGCGCTCCTCCGTCACAGCGCGCTCGGCGACGGGCTGGTCGCGGTCGTCCCGCCGTGGCTCATCACCGCGGCGCGCGTCGCCGGCGCGACGCTCGCCGTGCACCTCAGCGCCGGCGCCCTGCTCGTGGGCGGCGCCCTGGTGCTGCACCACGACCGGGTGACCGCGCTGTCACACGAGGTCGGCGGAGGCTGGTCGGGCGTGCCGGTGCTCCTGCTCGGCGTCCTCGCCGCACCCAACGCGACCGTGGCCGGCGCGGGCTACCTCTCCGGCGCCGGCTTCGCGGTCGGCACCGGGACGACGGCGGGCCTCACCGGGACGACCACCGGCCTCGTGCCCGCATTCCCCGTCCTCGGCGCACTGCCCACGGGGGACGGTGCCGCCGCGCCCGTCTGGATCCTCGCCGCCGTCACCCCGCTGGCCGCCGGCGCGTGCCTCGCCGCCCTCGCCGGCCGCGCGACCACGCCGTCGCAGCGTTGGCGGGACGCCGCGGGCGCGGTGGCCGGCGTCGCCGTCCTCGGTGCCGCCGTCGCCTGGCTGGCCGGCGGGGGCGTCGGGACCGCCCGGTTGCAGACCCTCGGCGTCCCGCCGCTGCGCTTCGGCCTGCTGCTCGCGCTGTGGACCGGAGCCGTCGCGGCCGCGCTGCTCGCCGCCCGGGCCGCGGTGGCGGCACTGCGTCGACACGAGGGGCCGCAGCGGCCGGGGCTGCGGGCCACGTTCGCCGCGCTCGCCTCGGTCGAGCAGTACGACGACGCCGACTCCGACGACGACATCGACGACATCGACGACACCGACACCGACCACGAGGACGATGCGAACGGCGCCACCGACCCGGCGGCCGCCGCCGGGGCCGGCCGGACCGCGCCGCGCCGCGGCGACGGCGAGGCCCAGGGCGAGCGCCGGGAGGGGACCGCGCGCGGACGCGGGCGCGGCGACCTCGCCGGGTAG
- a CDS encoding VWA domain-containing protein: MTISLEKRTSDAEASLISLLKKEQDRGTDLGELVAQVEIAIDFSGSMNRRYKNGEVQAVVERALALSLSGLDDDGVVPVHFFHSSGFPPELVDRDNYQGFVDAWAGRHRMGGTAYAPTIRAVLDGTAKKKRLFGRSRPDTDALEAEKDAPPKFVLFVTDGAPSDRGETTRLLVEAAGRPVFWQFVGLGYSPSFLRKLDDMGNRVVDNVGLTEYEDTLEMTDQQFFDDIIGEFFGSWLPEARRLGITRR, translated from the coding sequence ATGACGATCTCTCTGGAGAAGCGGACGTCGGACGCCGAGGCCTCGCTGATCAGCCTGTTGAAGAAGGAACAGGACCGCGGCACCGACCTGGGCGAGCTCGTCGCTCAGGTCGAGATCGCGATCGACTTCTCCGGCTCGATGAACAGGCGCTACAAGAACGGCGAGGTGCAGGCCGTCGTCGAGCGCGCTCTGGCGCTGAGCCTGTCGGGCCTGGACGACGACGGCGTGGTGCCCGTCCACTTCTTCCACAGCAGCGGCTTCCCGCCCGAGCTGGTCGACCGGGACAACTACCAGGGCTTCGTGGACGCGTGGGCGGGCCGGCACCGGATGGGCGGCACCGCCTACGCCCCGACGATCCGCGCCGTCCTCGACGGCACCGCGAAGAAGAAGCGGCTGTTCGGCCGCTCCCGCCCGGACACCGACGCGCTGGAGGCGGAGAAGGACGCGCCGCCGAAGTTCGTCCTGTTCGTCACCGACGGCGCGCCGAGCGACCGTGGCGAGACCACCCGGCTGCTCGTCGAGGCGGCCGGCCGGCCCGTCTTCTGGCAGTTCGTCGGGCTCGGCTACTCGCCCTCGTTCCTGCGAAAGCTCGACGACATGGGCAACCGGGTCGTCGACAACGTCGGTCTGACCGAGTACGAGGACACCCTCGAGATGACCGACCAGCAGTTCTTCGACGACATCATCGGCGAGTTCTTCGGCAGCTGGCTGCCCGAGGCACGGCGGCTCGGCATCACCCGCCGCTGA
- a CDS encoding chorismate mutase — translation MSVTEMSAEAELDTIPVLRRQIDSLDEAIMRLVAERAKLSTRVQTARMSAGGTRVQLGRERVIMDAYRTGLGAHGPELADAVLRVCRGTR, via the coding sequence ATGTCCGTGACCGAGATGAGCGCCGAGGCCGAGCTCGACACCATCCCCGTGCTGCGCCGCCAGATCGACAGCCTCGACGAGGCCATCATGCGGTTGGTCGCGGAGCGGGCGAAGCTCTCGACGCGGGTCCAGACCGCTCGCATGAGCGCCGGCGGGACCCGCGTCCAGCTCGGCCGCGAACGCGTGATCATGGACGCCTACCGCACCGGCCTCGGTGCGCACGGGCCCGAGCTCGCCGACGCCGTCCTGCGCGTCTGCCGCGGCACCCGCTAG
- the sucC gene encoding ADP-forming succinate--CoA ligase subunit beta — MDLFEYQAKQLFQEHGVPVSLGEVATTPDEAQAIAERIGGVTVVKAQVKIGGRGKAGGVKVAKTADDARANAEQILGMDIKGHTVHRVLVDPGADIQEEYYVSYLLDRSNRTFLAMASYEGGMEIEQLAVERPDALAKVPVDALQGVDLAKGQEIARAAKFPAELVDQVADVLVKLWDVFVKQDATLVEVNPLAKVGDGSIVALDGKVSLDDNADFRQPKNTEFADLSATDPLELKAKEKHLNYVKLDGAVGIIGNGAGLVMSTLDVVAYAGEKHDGVKPANFLDIGGGANAQVMADGLDVILGDTQVKSVFVNVFGGITACDEVANGIKGALEILGDQATKPLVVRLDGNNVDKGRAILDELNHPLVTQVDTMDGAADKAAELAAKG; from the coding sequence GTGGATCTGTTCGAGTACCAGGCCAAGCAGTTGTTCCAGGAGCACGGGGTACCCGTGAGCCTCGGCGAGGTCGCCACGACGCCGGACGAGGCGCAGGCGATCGCCGAGCGCATCGGCGGCGTCACCGTCGTCAAGGCACAGGTGAAGATCGGCGGACGCGGCAAGGCCGGCGGCGTCAAGGTCGCGAAGACCGCCGACGACGCACGCGCCAACGCCGAGCAGATCCTCGGCATGGACATCAAGGGCCACACCGTGCACCGGGTGCTCGTCGACCCCGGCGCGGACATCCAGGAGGAGTACTACGTCTCCTACCTGCTCGACCGCTCGAACCGCACCTTCCTGGCCATGGCGTCCTACGAGGGCGGCATGGAGATCGAGCAGCTCGCCGTCGAGCGGCCGGACGCGCTCGCCAAGGTGCCCGTCGACGCGCTGCAGGGTGTCGACCTCGCCAAGGGTCAGGAGATCGCCCGCGCCGCGAAGTTCCCCGCCGAGCTCGTCGACCAGGTCGCCGACGTGCTCGTGAAGCTGTGGGACGTCTTCGTCAAGCAGGACGCGACCCTCGTCGAGGTCAACCCGCTGGCCAAGGTCGGCGACGGCAGCATCGTCGCGCTCGACGGCAAGGTGAGCCTGGACGACAACGCCGACTTCCGGCAGCCGAAGAACACCGAGTTCGCCGACCTGAGCGCCACGGACCCGCTCGAGCTGAAGGCCAAGGAGAAGCACCTCAACTACGTCAAGCTCGACGGCGCGGTCGGCATCATCGGCAACGGCGCCGGCCTGGTCATGAGCACGCTCGACGTCGTCGCGTACGCCGGCGAGAAGCACGACGGGGTGAAGCCCGCGAACTTCCTCGACATCGGCGGCGGCGCCAACGCGCAGGTGATGGCCGACGGGCTGGACGTCATCCTCGGCGACACGCAGGTCAAGAGCGTCTTCGTCAACGTCTTCGGCGGCATCACCGCCTGCGACGAGGTCGCCAACGGCATCAAGGGCGCGCTGGAGATCCTCGGCGACCAGGCGACCAAGCCGCTCGTCGTGCGGCTGGACGGCAACAACGTCGACAAGGGCCGGGCCATCCTGGACGAGTTGAACCATCCGCTCGTCACCCAGGTCGACACCATGGACGGCGCGGCCGACAAGGCCGCCGAGCTGGCTGCGAAGGGCTGA
- a CDS encoding cobalamin-dependent protein (Presence of a B(12) (cobalamin)-binding domain implies dependence on cobalamin itself, in one of its several forms, or in some unusual lineages, dependence on a cobalamin-like analog.), with translation MAVSAHRLRIVVAHAGAEDQDRGATAMAHALRDAGTEVVYTGGGQTAAQIVRTVIQEDAAALGLAVPAAASLPAEIVTLLAEEGAEDVVVFVGADPAGVAGPADPGAAAVFVPGGADRDDVVDWIRRNLVSAEPG, from the coding sequence GTGGCAGTCAGTGCGCACCGTCTGCGCATCGTCGTCGCGCACGCGGGTGCCGAGGACCAGGATCGCGGGGCGACGGCCATGGCGCACGCGCTGCGGGACGCGGGCACCGAGGTCGTCTACACCGGTGGTGGGCAGACCGCCGCGCAGATCGTGCGCACCGTGATCCAGGAGGACGCGGCGGCGCTCGGGCTCGCCGTGCCCGCCGCGGCGTCGCTGCCCGCCGAGATCGTCACGCTGCTCGCCGAGGAGGGGGCCGAGGACGTGGTGGTCTTCGTCGGCGCCGACCCCGCGGGCGTCGCCGGACCTGCGGATCCCGGCGCCGCGGCGGTGTTCGTGCCCGGCGGCGCCGACCGCGACGACGTCGTCGACTGGATACGCCGGAACCTCGTGTCGGCGGAGCCCGGCTGA
- a CDS encoding Uma2 family endonuclease: MSAVFDLIERREWTPETLHALLAEPRDHDLDWRRFEIVDGVLLVSPQSTPRHELVVAKLIVALGAAVPAGHRAIGAVGIGIGRSYRVTDVTVVADRVFGRHDATTQPGDVLLAVEVESPSSVTTDRITKPAQYAAAGIPHFWRIETSPLVLHAYRLVDGVYAPAGSWRAGETARVTEPFAVDLDVAGLLPA, encoded by the coding sequence ATGTCAGCGGTGTTCGACCTCATCGAGCGGCGGGAGTGGACGCCCGAGACCCTGCACGCGCTGCTCGCCGAGCCGCGCGACCACGATCTCGACTGGCGTCGCTTCGAGATCGTCGACGGGGTTCTTCTCGTGAGCCCGCAGTCGACGCCGCGCCACGAGCTCGTCGTCGCGAAGCTGATCGTCGCGTTGGGTGCGGCGGTTCCCGCCGGGCATCGGGCCATCGGTGCCGTGGGCATCGGCATCGGCCGCTCGTACCGCGTCACCGACGTCACCGTCGTCGCCGATCGGGTCTTCGGCCGCCACGACGCCACGACGCAGCCGGGCGACGTCCTGCTCGCCGTCGAGGTCGAGTCGCCGAGTTCCGTCACCACCGACCGGATCACCAAGCCCGCGCAGTACGCGGCCGCCGGCATCCCGCACTTCTGGCGCATCGAGACCTCGCCGCTCGTGCTGCACGCCTACCGGCTGGTCGACGGGGTGTACGCACCGGCCGGCTCCTGGCGGGCCGGCGAGACCGCACGCGTCACCGAGCCGTTCGCCGTCGACCTCGATGTCGCGGGGCTGCTGCCGGCCTGA
- the sucD gene encoding succinate--CoA ligase subunit alpha, with product MSIYLNKDSKIIVQGITGGMGSKHTTLMLDAGSNIVGGVNARKAGTSVELGGKDLPVYGTVKEAIAETGADVSVVFVPPAFTKDACIEAIDAGIGLLVVITEGVPVQDTAEVWSYLQGKDTRMIGPNCPGIITPGESLAGITPHTIAGKGPIGLVSKSGTLTYQMMYELKDHGFSTAIGIGGDPIIGTTHIDALEAFENDPDTQAIVMIGEIGGDAEERAAAYIKEHVTKPVVGYVAGFTAPEGKTMGHAGAIVSGSSGTAAAKKEALEAAGVKVGKTPSETAALMRELLG from the coding sequence ATGTCGATCTACCTGAACAAGGACTCCAAGATCATCGTCCAGGGCATCACCGGCGGGATGGGCTCGAAGCACACCACGCTGATGCTCGACGCCGGCTCGAACATCGTCGGCGGCGTCAATGCGCGCAAGGCCGGCACGAGCGTCGAGCTGGGCGGCAAGGACCTGCCGGTGTACGGGACGGTGAAGGAGGCGATCGCCGAGACCGGCGCCGACGTCTCCGTCGTCTTCGTGCCGCCGGCCTTCACCAAGGACGCCTGCATCGAGGCCATCGACGCCGGCATCGGCCTGCTCGTCGTCATCACCGAGGGCGTTCCCGTGCAGGACACCGCCGAGGTGTGGTCCTACCTGCAGGGCAAGGACACCCGCATGATCGGCCCGAACTGTCCCGGCATCATCACGCCCGGCGAGTCGCTCGCCGGAATCACGCCGCACACGATCGCGGGCAAGGGCCCCATCGGCCTCGTGTCGAAGTCCGGCACGCTGACCTACCAGATGATGTACGAGCTGAAGGACCACGGCTTCTCGACCGCCATCGGCATCGGCGGCGACCCGATCATCGGCACCACGCACATCGACGCGCTCGAGGCGTTCGAGAACGACCCCGACACGCAGGCGATCGTCATGATCGGCGAGATCGGGGGCGACGCCGAGGAACGCGCCGCGGCCTACATCAAGGAGCACGTGACGAAGCCCGTCGTCGGCTACGTCGCCGGATTCACCGCGCCCGAGGGCAAGACGATGGGGCACGCCGGCGCGATCGTCTCCGGCTCGTCGGGCACCGCGGCGGCCAAGAAGGAGGCGCTGGAGGCGGCCGGGGTCAAGGTCGGCAAGACGCCGAGCGAGACCGCGGCGCTCATGCGCGAACTGCTGGGCTGA
- the purN gene encoding phosphoribosylglycinamide formyltransferase yields MPSTPERSRIVVLASGSGTTVQALLDAPELRRHIVAVGTDRPGCRAVDRARAAGVDTFAVALPDQPDRAAWNRALEAAIAAHEPDLVVLAGFMRILDVGVVQRFRIVNTHPALLPAFPGAHALRDALAAGVSHTGVTVHWVDEGVDTGPILAQVAVPVEPGDDEDSLRARVQAAERPLYVRTVTGLVARAATAATTQKGART; encoded by the coding sequence GTGCCCAGCACGCCCGAGCGCTCCCGCATCGTCGTCCTCGCCTCGGGCAGTGGCACCACCGTCCAGGCCCTGCTCGACGCGCCAGAACTGCGTCGGCACATCGTCGCGGTCGGCACCGACCGACCGGGGTGCCGCGCCGTCGACCGGGCCCGCGCGGCGGGGGTCGACACGTTCGCCGTGGCGCTGCCCGACCAGCCCGACCGGGCGGCGTGGAATCGTGCGCTCGAGGCCGCGATCGCCGCGCACGAGCCGGACCTCGTCGTGCTCGCGGGGTTCATGCGCATCCTCGACGTCGGCGTGGTGCAGCGGTTCCGCATCGTCAACACCCATCCGGCGTTGCTGCCCGCCTTCCCCGGCGCCCACGCGCTGCGTGACGCGCTGGCCGCCGGGGTGTCGCACACCGGGGTGACCGTGCACTGGGTCGACGAGGGCGTCGACACCGGGCCGATCCTCGCCCAGGTCGCCGTACCGGTGGAGCCGGGCGACGACGAGGACTCCCTGCGCGCGCGGGTGCAGGCCGCCGAACGACCGCTCTACGTCCGTACCGTCACCGGGTTGGTCGCGCGGGCCGCGACCGCCGCCACGACCCAGAAAGGCGCCCGCACATGA
- the pcrA gene encoding DNA helicase PcrA — translation MSQPALFTPTKPSALLDGLNPQQRAAVVHEGGPLLIVAGAGSGKTRVLTHRVAYLLAERGATPGQILAITFTNKAAGEMKHRVGALVGSRAKAMWVSTFHSMCVRLLRAEARHLELKTSFSIYDADDSRRLMTMVARELDLDTKRYPARSLAAQVSNLKNELVTPVAWADKATNATEKVLADVYTRYQARLRDSHALDFDDLIMTSVHLLQNFPDVADHYRRRFRHVLVDEYQDTNHAQYTLVRELTMPEPKAPYEPAELAVVGDADQSIYAFRGASIRNILEFERDYPEATTILLEQNYRSTQTILNAANAVISRNADRRPKNLWSDAGQGEKIAGYVAENEHDEAAWVAQRIDELADAGDAKSQDVAVFYRTNAQSRVFEEVFIRVGLPYRVVGGVRFYERKEIRDALAYLRVISNPDDVVSLRRILNTPRRGIGDRAEACVEIFAEQERISFGAALERADVVPGLAPRSLNAIQDFTALMTEFRGIAAGPDGVPGAILEAVLDRTGYLRELEASRDPQDESRVDNLRELINVAREFEEQRAAADEEPTLDAFLEQVSLVADADSIPDADGGVVTLMTLHTAKGLEFPVVFLTGLEDGVFPHMRTLGDPGEMAEERRLAYVGITRAQSRLYLSRALSRSAWGAPQWNPPSRFLDEVPPELAAWTGAVDRAPFVNSYGDERESPSRYGDHGYRARPRRPSAQEQLAASGRARGGVGNRAIPSLDAGDRVTHDSFGMGTVVATRGTGEGSQAQIDFGGDTGLKWLMLRYAPVQKL, via the coding sequence ATGAGCCAGCCCGCCCTGTTCACCCCGACGAAGCCGAGTGCCCTGCTCGACGGCCTCAACCCGCAGCAGCGGGCCGCGGTCGTTCACGAGGGCGGCCCGCTGTTGATCGTGGCCGGCGCCGGATCGGGCAAGACCCGCGTCCTCACCCACCGCGTCGCCTATCTGCTCGCCGAGCGCGGCGCCACTCCGGGGCAGATCCTCGCGATCACCTTCACCAACAAGGCCGCAGGGGAGATGAAGCATCGCGTGGGGGCGCTGGTCGGCAGCCGCGCGAAGGCGATGTGGGTGTCGACGTTCCACTCGATGTGCGTCCGCCTGCTGCGCGCCGAGGCGAGGCATCTCGAGCTCAAGACGTCGTTCTCCATCTACGACGCCGACGACTCGCGCCGGCTGATGACCATGGTGGCGCGCGAGCTCGACCTCGACACGAAGCGCTACCCGGCCCGCTCCCTCGCCGCGCAGGTGAGCAATCTGAAGAACGAGCTGGTCACGCCCGTGGCCTGGGCCGACAAGGCGACCAACGCCACCGAGAAGGTGCTCGCCGACGTCTACACCCGCTATCAGGCCCGGTTGCGTGACTCGCACGCGTTGGACTTCGACGACCTGATCATGACGTCGGTGCACCTGCTGCAGAACTTCCCCGACGTGGCCGACCACTACCGGCGGCGGTTCCGGCACGTGCTCGTCGACGAGTACCAGGACACCAACCACGCGCAGTACACGTTGGTGCGCGAGCTGACCATGCCCGAGCCGAAGGCGCCGTACGAGCCGGCCGAGCTCGCCGTCGTGGGTGACGCCGACCAGTCGATCTACGCCTTCCGTGGCGCGTCGATCCGCAACATCCTCGAGTTCGAGCGCGACTACCCCGAGGCCACGACGATCCTGCTCGAGCAGAACTACCGCTCCACGCAGACGATCCTCAACGCGGCCAACGCCGTCATCAGCCGCAACGCCGACCGGCGGCCGAAGAACCTCTGGTCCGACGCCGGCCAGGGCGAGAAGATCGCGGGCTACGTCGCCGAGAACGAGCACGACGAGGCCGCGTGGGTGGCGCAGCGAATAGACGAGCTGGCCGACGCCGGCGACGCCAAGTCGCAGGACGTCGCCGTCTTTTATCGCACCAACGCGCAAAGTCGTGTGTTCGAGGAGGTGTTCATCCGGGTCGGCCTGCCGTACCGCGTGGTCGGTGGCGTCCGCTTCTACGAACGCAAGGAGATCCGCGACGCGCTGGCCTACCTGCGGGTCATCTCGAACCCCGACGACGTCGTCTCGTTGCGCCGCATCCTCAACACCCCGCGGCGTGGCATCGGCGACCGGGCCGAGGCGTGCGTCGAGATCTTCGCCGAGCAGGAGCGCATCTCGTTCGGTGCCGCGCTCGAGCGGGCCGACGTCGTGCCCGGCCTCGCGCCGCGCTCGCTCAATGCCATCCAGGACTTCACGGCGCTCATGACGGAGTTCCGCGGCATCGCCGCCGGGCCGGACGGCGTCCCCGGTGCGATCCTCGAGGCCGTGCTCGACCGCACGGGCTACCTGCGCGAGCTCGAGGCGTCGCGCGACCCCCAGGACGAGTCGCGTGTCGACAACCTGCGCGAGCTCATCAACGTGGCGCGCGAGTTCGAGGAGCAGCGCGCGGCGGCTGACGAGGAGCCCACCCTCGACGCGTTCCTGGAGCAGGTGTCGCTCGTCGCCGACGCCGACTCCATCCCCGACGCAGACGGCGGCGTCGTCACCTTGATGACGCTGCACACCGCGAAGGGGCTCGAGTTCCCGGTCGTGTTCCTGACCGGCCTCGAGGACGGCGTCTTCCCGCACATGCGCACGCTCGGCGACCCGGGCGAGATGGCCGAGGAGCGCCGCCTCGCCTACGTCGGCATCACCCGCGCGCAGTCGCGGCTGTACCTGTCCCGGGCGCTGTCGCGCTCGGCGTGGGGCGCGCCGCAGTGGAACCCGCCGTCGCGCTTCCTCGACGAGGTGCCCCCCGAGCTCGCTGCCTGGACCGGCGCCGTCGACCGCGCCCCGTTCGTCAACAGCTACGGCGACGAGCGGGAGAGCCCGTCGCGGTACGGCGACCACGGCTACCGCGCCCGCCCGCGCCGTCCCTCGGCGCAGGAGCAGCTGGCCGCCTCCGGCCGGGCCCGTGGCGGTGTCGGCAACCGGGCGATTCCGTCGCTCGACGCCGGCGACCGGGTCACGCACGACTCGTTCGGCATGGGCACCGTCGTCGCGACCCGCGGCACGGGTGAGGGCTCGCAGGCCCAGATCGACTTCGGTGGCGACACCGGCCTGAAGTGGTTGATGCTGCGCTACGCACCCGTCCAGAAGCTCTGA